Proteins from a genomic interval of Enterococcus faecium:
- a CDS encoding DUF948 domain-containing protein — translation MSGGEIAGLIAAIAFAILVVFIVRVLLQVSKTLEKVDQTVAEANTTIEIVTKDVDLLSRQVEGLLVKSNELLLDINGKVATIDPLFTAVADLSESVSELNHSSKNIATKVGGIGKATAKATVAGKVGGTAMKFFKNKKHTETTGGK, via the coding sequence ATGTCAGGAGGAGAAATTGCAGGATTGATTGCAGCAATCGCCTTTGCGATACTTGTCGTTTTTATCGTTCGTGTGTTGTTGCAAGTTTCTAAAACTTTAGAAAAAGTAGATCAGACTGTAGCAGAAGCAAATACGACGATCGAAATCGTCACAAAAGACGTAGATCTTTTGTCTAGACAAGTAGAAGGCTTGCTGGTCAAAAGTAATGAACTGCTCTTGGATATCAATGGAAAAGTCGCAACGATCGATCCATTGTTCACAGCAGTTGCTGATTTAAGTGAAAGTGTATCAGAACTTAATCATTCTAGTAAAAACATCGCGACGAAAGTCGGCGGAATCGGTAAAGCGACAGCTAAAGCGACGGTTGCCGGAAAAGTCGGTGGGACAGCGATGAAATTTTTTAAAAACAAAAAACATACTGAAACGACAGGAGGAAAATAA